In Paraburkholderia sprentiae WSM5005, a genomic segment contains:
- a CDS encoding MFS transporter has protein sequence MPQSFQSNSADSSAPNRTASPARRSKARYQILALLAVGTMINYLDRTVLGIAAPQLTKELGINAALMGLLFSVFSWSYVASQIPGGLFLDRFGSKLTYFLSMTFWSLCTLAQGLVHGIGGLFAFRLGLGVSEAPCFPTNSRVVATWFPQSERAMATGTYTVGEYIGLAFFSPFLFMLMGAFGWRSLFLVVGGVGIAFGVVWWLLYREPRDHPSANQEELDYIEAGGGLTQRNKEVAGAADAASSKKSGFEWRTIGRLLKHRQLTGICLGQFAGNSTLVFFLTWFPTYLATERHMAWLKIGFFAIMPFIAASIGVMFGGLFSDWLLRRGKSANVARKLPIIAGLLLASTIILANYVQSNVAVIAILSVAFFAQGMAALGWTLVSDIAPEGLLGVTGGIFNFAANLAGIVTPLVVGLIVAATGSFVGALVFIGVVALIGALSYIFIVGDIKRIVLVD, from the coding sequence ATGCCGCAATCGTTCCAATCCAATTCCGCGGACTCGTCCGCGCCGAACAGGACGGCGAGCCCCGCGCGCCGTTCGAAAGCCCGTTATCAGATCCTCGCGCTGCTCGCAGTCGGCACGATGATCAACTATCTCGACCGCACCGTGCTCGGCATCGCGGCGCCGCAGTTGACCAAGGAACTCGGCATCAACGCCGCGCTGATGGGCCTGCTGTTCTCCGTGTTTTCGTGGAGCTACGTCGCCTCGCAAATTCCAGGCGGGCTCTTTCTCGACCGCTTCGGCAGCAAGCTCACGTACTTCCTGTCGATGACGTTCTGGTCGCTGTGCACGCTCGCGCAGGGGCTCGTCCATGGCATCGGCGGCCTGTTCGCGTTCCGTCTGGGACTGGGCGTGTCGGAGGCACCGTGCTTTCCGACCAATAGCCGGGTGGTCGCCACCTGGTTCCCGCAAAGCGAACGCGCGATGGCGACCGGTACCTACACGGTCGGCGAATATATCGGCCTCGCGTTTTTCAGCCCGTTCCTGTTCATGCTGATGGGCGCGTTCGGTTGGCGCTCGCTGTTCCTCGTGGTCGGCGGCGTCGGTATCGCGTTTGGCGTGGTGTGGTGGTTGCTGTATCGCGAGCCGCGCGATCATCCGTCGGCGAATCAGGAAGAGCTCGACTATATCGAGGCGGGCGGTGGACTGACGCAACGCAACAAGGAGGTCGCGGGTGCGGCCGACGCAGCCTCGTCGAAGAAGAGTGGCTTCGAATGGCGCACGATTGGCCGGCTGCTCAAACATCGTCAGCTGACCGGCATCTGCCTCGGCCAGTTCGCGGGCAATTCGACGCTGGTGTTCTTCCTCACGTGGTTCCCGACGTATCTCGCCACCGAGCGTCATATGGCATGGCTGAAGATCGGCTTCTTCGCGATCATGCCGTTCATTGCGGCGTCGATCGGCGTGATGTTCGGCGGCCTGTTCTCCGACTGGCTGCTGCGTCGTGGCAAATCGGCGAACGTCGCGCGCAAGCTGCCGATCATCGCGGGTCTGCTGCTCGCGTCGACGATCATTCTGGCCAACTATGTCCAGAGCAACGTGGCGGTGATCGCGATTCTGTCGGTGGCGTTTTTCGCGCAAGGGATGGCCGCGCTCGGCTGGACGCTCGTGTCGGATATCGCACCCGAGGGTCTGCTCGGCGTGACCGGCGGCATCTTCAACTTCGCCGCGAATCTGGCGGGTATCGTGACACCGCTCGTGGTGGGCCTGATCGTCGCGGCGACCGGTTCGTTCGTGGGCGCGCTGGTATTTATCGGCGTCGTCGCGTTGATCGGTGCGCTGTCGTACATCTTCATCGTCGGCGATATCAAGCGGATCGTGCTGGTGGATTAA
- a CDS encoding glycoside hydrolase family 28 protein has protein sequence MRTGWLAIALACMTVAGCGGGGISNSDSDATAAPATPASSPSVKTTFSVAEFGAKGDGSTDDTAAIQKALNAASAAKGTVVFPQGTFMTGALFVGSNTTLQIDEGVTLKAIQAQSWWNIKTTIASGATNGFYPDGVSLYPQVPTRVQGIEMNWASAIINVRDADNVTITGKGVIDGNGQSWWSHYYADGTTFHSSLGVTWALNWDEQRPRGIETYKSTNVTIKDVTVQNSPFWTIHLCYSDQLHLDGVHVYNFPTAATGIMPSTDGIDMDSSTNILVENADIVANDDGFVIKSGRDGDGLRVNKPTANVVIRNSTVRAGATAFTIGSETSGGANNIEVSNIQVSPLTAQINSNVGYKTGGPAVYSVFVFKSAPTRGGVMENVYIHDINVDDAYYFMQGNENWPAGGTVPAAFGTTYVEPPYWPSILVMPANASDGYPIFRNFRFENITMKHVESAVFGVAGYTIAGEAEKGRFTNFTFNNVNITAVKSSGTSVGAGSIANAGNWTFTNSTIKNAAGANLVPTLATTSTAVTGLPGQ, from the coding sequence ATGAGGACGGGATGGTTGGCGATTGCACTGGCATGCATGACGGTGGCGGGCTGCGGCGGTGGTGGAATATCGAACAGTGATTCCGACGCGACGGCCGCGCCCGCGACGCCTGCGTCTTCACCGAGCGTCAAGACGACGTTCAGCGTCGCGGAGTTCGGCGCCAAAGGCGACGGTTCGACGGACGACACCGCCGCGATCCAGAAAGCACTGAATGCCGCGAGTGCCGCGAAGGGGACGGTCGTATTTCCGCAGGGCACGTTCATGACCGGCGCGCTGTTCGTCGGTTCGAACACGACCTTGCAGATCGATGAAGGCGTGACGCTGAAGGCCATCCAGGCGCAGAGCTGGTGGAACATCAAAACCACCATCGCGTCTGGCGCGACGAACGGTTTCTATCCCGATGGTGTTTCGCTGTACCCGCAGGTGCCGACCCGCGTGCAGGGCATCGAGATGAACTGGGCATCCGCGATCATCAACGTCCGCGACGCCGACAACGTGACGATCACCGGCAAGGGCGTGATTGACGGCAACGGGCAATCGTGGTGGTCGCACTATTACGCCGACGGCACGACCTTCCATTCGTCGCTGGGTGTTACATGGGCGCTGAACTGGGACGAGCAGCGGCCGCGCGGTATCGAAACGTACAAGTCGACGAACGTCACGATCAAGGACGTGACCGTGCAGAACTCGCCGTTCTGGACCATTCACCTGTGCTACTCGGACCAACTGCATCTCGACGGCGTCCACGTCTACAACTTCCCGACGGCAGCGACCGGCATCATGCCGAGTACCGACGGCATCGACATGGACTCGTCGACGAACATTCTGGTCGAGAACGCGGATATTGTCGCGAACGACGATGGCTTCGTCATCAAGTCGGGCCGTGACGGCGACGGGCTGCGCGTGAACAAGCCGACAGCGAACGTCGTGATCCGCAACTCGACAGTGCGCGCCGGCGCGACTGCGTTTACGATCGGCAGCGAAACGTCGGGAGGCGCGAACAATATCGAGGTGTCGAACATTCAGGTCTCGCCGCTGACCGCGCAGATCAACAGCAACGTCGGCTACAAGACGGGCGGGCCGGCCGTCTACAGCGTGTTCGTGTTCAAGTCCGCGCCGACGCGCGGCGGCGTGATGGAAAACGTCTATATCCACGACATCAACGTCGACGACGCGTACTACTTCATGCAAGGCAACGAAAACTGGCCGGCCGGCGGCACGGTGCCGGCCGCGTTCGGCACGACGTATGTGGAACCGCCGTACTGGCCGTCGATACTCGTGATGCCGGCCAACGCGTCGGACGGCTATCCGATCTTCCGCAACTTCAGGTTCGAGAACATCACGATGAAGCACGTCGAGAGCGCGGTGTTCGGCGTCGCGGGTTACACGATCGCGGGTGAAGCGGAAAAGGGCCGGTTTACCAATTTCACGTTCAACAACGTGAACATCACGGCAGTCAAATCGTCGGGCACCTCAGTGGGCGCCGGTTCGATCGCCAATGCGGGCAACTGGACCTTTACCAACAGCACGATCAAGAACGCCGCGGGGGCAAACCTCGTGCCGACGTTGGCGACCACGTCGACTGCCGTCACCGGTTTGCCGGGACAGTAA
- a CDS encoding NAD(P)/FAD-dependent oxidoreductase, giving the protein MQSFYEATVSRSSAYAPLTGRRSAHVCIVGGGLAGLSTALGLAERGVEDVVVLEAQQVGFGASGRNGGFVFGGYSLDCADLLKTLGPTRARELYALTTDALELMRKRIARYRIDCDATDAGVILANWFDEPARLEAQRRLMRDSFGIDWEPIAAGELAALLKTSRYHGGLFERNAFHFHPLKYVVGVAAAAAQAGVTIHERSPVASLRREGTGFVVETPQGGFDARHVVMAGGGYARNVYARVERAVLPIATYVMATEPLGERLHDALATRAAIYDTRFAFDYYRPLPDTRILWGGRISVRDREPAAIARLLRHDLLKVYPQLRGVRVEHAWGGLMSYARHKMPQIGRSVDGVWYAVGFGGHGMAPTTVSGELLAAAIAGERPVPDAFATFGLTRTYGALGVAAAQLTYTAMQTRDALAARRRPTRPVA; this is encoded by the coding sequence ATGCAAAGTTTCTACGAAGCCACCGTCAGCCGTTCGTCCGCCTACGCCCCACTCACCGGCCGACGCAGCGCGCACGTCTGTATCGTCGGCGGCGGACTCGCGGGACTCTCCACCGCGTTGGGACTCGCGGAGCGCGGCGTCGAAGACGTCGTCGTGCTCGAAGCGCAACAGGTCGGCTTCGGCGCATCCGGACGCAACGGCGGCTTCGTGTTCGGCGGCTACAGCCTCGATTGCGCCGACCTGCTGAAGACGCTCGGGCCGACTCGCGCGCGCGAGCTCTATGCGCTAACCACCGACGCGCTCGAGCTGATGCGCAAACGCATTGCGCGCTACCGGATCGATTGCGACGCAACCGATGCCGGCGTGATCCTCGCGAACTGGTTCGACGAACCCGCGCGTCTCGAAGCGCAACGGCGTCTGATGCGCGATTCGTTCGGCATCGACTGGGAGCCGATCGCGGCCGGCGAACTCGCCGCGCTGCTGAAAACGAGTCGCTATCACGGCGGCCTGTTCGAGCGCAACGCATTCCATTTTCATCCGCTCAAATACGTTGTCGGCGTTGCCGCGGCGGCCGCGCAAGCGGGCGTGACGATCCACGAGCGCTCCCCGGTCGCGAGCTTGCGGCGCGAGGGTACGGGCTTCGTCGTCGAGACGCCGCAAGGCGGGTTCGACGCGCGCCACGTCGTGATGGCGGGCGGCGGTTATGCGCGCAACGTGTACGCGCGCGTCGAGCGCGCGGTGCTGCCGATCGCGACGTACGTGATGGCGACCGAGCCGCTCGGCGAACGATTGCACGACGCGCTCGCCACGCGCGCTGCGATCTACGACACCCGCTTCGCGTTCGACTACTACCGCCCGCTGCCCGACACGCGCATTCTGTGGGGCGGCCGCATCTCGGTGCGCGATCGCGAGCCCGCGGCGATCGCGCGACTGTTGCGACACGATCTGCTGAAGGTCTATCCGCAGTTGCGTGGCGTGCGCGTCGAGCATGCATGGGGCGGCCTGATGAGCTATGCGCGGCACAAGATGCCGCAGATCGGCCGCAGCGTGGACGGCGTCTGGTACGCGGTCGGTTTCGGCGGACACGGGATGGCGCCGACCACGGTGTCGGGCGAACTGCTGGCCGCGGCCATCGCCGGCGAACGGCCGGTGCCCGACGCGTTCGCGACCTTCGGCCTCACGCGCACGTACGGCGCGCTCGGTGTTGCCGCCGCGCAGCTCACGTACACCGCGATGCAAACACGCGACGCGCTCGCCGCCCGCCGCCGCCCCACGCGCCCGGTCGCGTAA
- a CDS encoding shikimate dehydrogenase codes for MITEANTRGAPRSAAEIAALANAQASSRAAPCSFLVGLIGSGISGSLTPAMHEEEGGKLGLHYVYRRIDLDALKLDIAALPELLTAAERMGYNGLNITYPCKQAVIPLLDELSDDARALGAVNTVLFKDGKRIGHNTDWSGFARAFQRGLPDVSLERVVQLGAGGAGAAVAHAALNLGAQSLTLFDVDAARAQSLADELQARFPKAEVSAGMSLAESLAAAQGLIHATPTGMAKMPGLPLPAELLHRDLWVADIVYFPIRTALLQAAEALGCRTLSGGGMAVYQAVDAMRIFTGLEPDAERVYTHFQSLLQR; via the coding sequence ATGATCACTGAAGCGAACACTCGGGGAGCTCCCCGAAGCGCCGCGGAGATCGCCGCGTTGGCCAATGCGCAGGCGAGCTCGAGGGCCGCGCCGTGCTCCTTTCTGGTCGGTCTGATCGGTTCGGGCATTAGCGGTTCGCTCACGCCCGCGATGCACGAGGAAGAGGGCGGCAAGCTCGGTCTGCATTATGTGTATCGGCGTATCGATCTCGATGCGCTGAAACTCGACATCGCCGCACTGCCGGAGCTGCTGACGGCAGCCGAACGGATGGGCTACAACGGCCTGAACATCACGTATCCGTGCAAGCAGGCGGTCATTCCGCTGCTCGACGAACTGTCCGACGACGCCCGCGCGCTCGGCGCGGTCAACACCGTGTTGTTCAAGGACGGCAAGCGCATCGGTCACAACACCGACTGGTCCGGCTTCGCGCGCGCATTCCAGCGCGGCCTGCCGGATGTGTCGCTGGAACGCGTCGTGCAGCTCGGCGCCGGCGGCGCGGGCGCGGCGGTTGCGCACGCCGCGCTGAACCTGGGCGCGCAATCGCTGACGCTGTTCGACGTCGATGCCGCGCGCGCGCAGTCACTCGCCGACGAGTTGCAGGCGCGTTTCCCTAAAGCCGAGGTCAGCGCCGGCATGTCGCTAGCGGAGTCGCTCGCGGCCGCGCAAGGGCTGATTCACGCGACGCCGACCGGCATGGCCAAAATGCCGGGCCTGCCGCTGCCGGCCGAATTGCTGCACCGCGACCTGTGGGTTGCCGACATCGTTTATTTCCCGATCCGCACCGCGCTGTTGCAGGCGGCCGAGGCGCTCGGCTGCCGCACGCTGAGCGGCGGCGGCATGGCGGTCTACCAGGCGGTCGATGCGATGCGCATTTTCACGGGCCTCGAGCCGGACGCCGAGCGCGTCTACACCCACTTTCAATCGCTGTTGCAACGCTAA
- a CDS encoding TetR/AcrR family transcriptional regulator codes for MKKGSKAAEPDTNGIVSHAPHGEGRRVDARRKYDPEQTKRNILDVATQEFSAMGLTGARVDAIAERTNTTKRMLYYYFGSKEGLYQAVLEKVYGDIRALEQDLHVSELDPVEGMRALVEFTFDYHDRQRDFVRLVTIENIHGAKYVEQVKTFKGRNVTVIHTIEDLLARGIAAGQFRSDIDPIDLHLMISSLCFHRVGNRHTFGTAFGRDPSHPRLRARHRAMIVDAILRFVKKDD; via the coding sequence ATGAAAAAGGGAAGCAAGGCCGCCGAGCCTGATACCAACGGCATCGTGTCCCATGCGCCGCACGGCGAAGGCCGACGTGTCGACGCCCGACGCAAATACGATCCCGAGCAGACGAAGCGCAATATTCTCGACGTCGCGACCCAGGAATTTTCCGCGATGGGACTGACGGGCGCACGCGTCGACGCGATCGCGGAACGCACCAACACCACCAAGCGCATGCTGTACTACTACTTCGGCAGCAAGGAAGGGTTGTACCAGGCGGTGCTGGAAAAGGTGTATGGCGACATTCGTGCGCTCGAACAGGATCTGCACGTCAGCGAACTCGATCCGGTCGAGGGCATGCGCGCGCTGGTCGAATTCACGTTCGACTACCACGACCGCCAGCGCGACTTCGTGCGCCTCGTGACGATTGAAAATATTCACGGCGCGAAGTATGTCGAGCAGGTGAAGACGTTCAAAGGACGCAACGTCACCGTGATTCACACGATCGAGGATCTGCTCGCGCGCGGCATCGCGGCCGGCCAGTTCCGCAGCGACATCGATCCGATCGATCTGCATCTGATGATCAGCTCGCTGTGCTTTCATCGCGTGGGCAACCGGCATACGTTCGGCACCGCGTTTGGGCGGGATCCGTCGCATCCGCGGCTGCGGGCGCGGCATCGGGCGATGATCGTCGATGCGATCTTGCGGTTCGTAAAGAAGGACGATTGA
- a CDS encoding dihydrodipicolinate synthase family protein, whose translation MSQPSQSTALRGVFPVVPTIFDDAGRLDLEGQKRCLDFMIDAGSNGLCILANFSEQFALSDDERNTLMHVALEHVAGRVPVIVTTTHFSSYQCAERSRAAQAAGAAMVMVMPPYHGATIRIGERGIHAFYRTVSDAIQIPIMIQDAPVSGTPLSAPFLARMAREIENVSYFKIETPQAANKLRELIELGGDAIVGPWDGEEAITLMADLDAGATGSMTGGGYADGIRLIVDAYAAGDTEAAAAHYQQWLPLINYENRQGGLASCKALMKEGGVIRSDAVRDPLPQMHPATREGLLKIARRLDPLVLRWGR comes from the coding sequence ATGAGCCAACCGTCACAGTCCACCGCCCTGCGCGGCGTTTTTCCCGTCGTGCCGACTATTTTCGACGACGCCGGCCGCCTCGACCTCGAAGGCCAGAAGCGCTGCCTTGATTTCATGATCGACGCCGGCTCGAACGGCCTGTGCATTCTCGCGAACTTCTCCGAGCAGTTCGCGCTGTCCGACGACGAGCGCAACACGCTGATGCATGTCGCGCTCGAACACGTCGCGGGCCGCGTGCCGGTGATCGTCACGACCACGCATTTCAGCTCGTACCAGTGCGCGGAGCGCAGCCGCGCCGCGCAGGCCGCGGGCGCCGCGATGGTGATGGTCATGCCGCCGTATCACGGCGCAACGATCCGTATCGGCGAGCGCGGCATTCACGCGTTCTATCGGACGGTGTCCGATGCAATCCAGATCCCGATCATGATCCAGGATGCGCCGGTCAGCGGCACGCCGTTGTCCGCGCCGTTCCTCGCCCGCATGGCGCGCGAGATCGAAAACGTGTCGTACTTCAAGATCGAAACGCCGCAGGCCGCAAACAAGCTGCGCGAGCTGATCGAACTGGGCGGCGACGCGATCGTCGGTCCGTGGGACGGCGAGGAAGCGATCACGCTGATGGCCGATCTCGATGCGGGCGCGACCGGCTCGATGACGGGCGGCGGTTACGCCGACGGCATCCGCCTGATCGTCGATGCGTATGCGGCCGGCGATACCGAAGCCGCCGCCGCGCACTATCAGCAGTGGCTGCCGCTGATCAACTACGAGAACCGCCAGGGCGGCCTCGCATCGTGCAAGGCGCTGATGAAGGAAGGCGGCGTGATCCGTTCGGACGCGGTGCGTGACCCGCTGCCGCAGATGCATCCGGCGACGCGCGAAGGGCTGTTGAAGATCGCGCGCCGGCTGGATCCGCTCGTGTTGCGCTGGGGTCGATGA
- a CDS encoding biosynthetic peptidoglycan transglycosylase → MNRPPLRFPLRATGAAPVRTWRWLKWGLAAFLLLAAALIARLVQIEIETSRLQARYLSELTRDVGFSLADGPSHSIRFPQADKGPYDTRLGYALLPAIQQRLLQHGFEISSQARDSERMLSLADDGLFLPYDEKDTAGLQLFDGTGVPLYSVRFPGRVYDSFDAIPPLLVNSLLFIEDRYLLDPNQPNRNPAIDWGRFSRALVDQGARVFNRHQQTPGGSTLATQIEKFRHSAGGRTATPPEKLRQIASASVRAYLNGPQTLPAREQIVVHYLNSVPLAAQPGVGEINGIGDGLAAWYGRDFRETNRLLKAPSTDANLSEQGLAFREALSLMIAQRAPSFFLQRGYPELERLTDSYLRLLASGGVITAQLRDAALAAHADLHRAPRGTPDIGSFVSRKAVTSMRSHLLAALGVRSFYELDRLDAQATGTLNNDVQQAVAERLAAAATKDGAKAAGIVGYEMLRASDDPSHIAYSFTLFERHGDANLVRVQTDSVNQPFDINSGARLNLGSTAKLRTVITYLQIVTELHTRYASLSTAELKAITPDPNDRLTRWAIDYLLHTRDHSLQPMLDAAVERKYSASPGETFFTGGGAQSFTNFESDDNSRILTVHRAFQHSVNLVFVRLMRDIVHYEMVQTTGPSSQWLGDPATRKMYLTRFADQESRVYMKRFYTKYHGKTPEQQITLLLLGVRKSPPKVATALRSVAPDQSNAWFNKMMYAALKNTPAASMLDDEDLANLYDKYGINRFNLNDRGYISSVHPLELWTLNYLRSHPDATLAQVESASQDVRLSTYSWLFKTRYHVTQDHRIKRMVELRAYDAIGKSWQALGYPFASLTPSYAAAIGASGDRPAALAQLIGVIANDGNKVPTETLTQIDFAKDTPYETHFKRAVVAPQQQVSPEIAGEVRMLLRDVVTGGTARRLAQGMTFPNGETLAVYGKTGTGDQRLNVYAKGARLIESRKVNRSATFVFALGDRFYGTLTAWVHEPYAARYDFTSALAVQLLKSMAPALQPLLDTPVDKTVSAPQAESVPPAAKLASK, encoded by the coding sequence ATGAATCGGCCACCGCTTCGGTTTCCGCTTCGCGCGACCGGTGCCGCGCCCGTCCGGACTTGGCGGTGGCTCAAATGGGGGCTGGCCGCGTTCCTGCTGCTGGCGGCGGCGCTGATCGCGCGTCTCGTGCAGATCGAGATCGAAACCTCGCGGCTGCAGGCGCGATACCTTTCCGAGCTGACGCGCGACGTCGGTTTTTCCCTCGCCGACGGGCCCAGCCATTCCATCCGCTTTCCGCAAGCCGACAAGGGACCGTACGACACGCGCCTCGGCTATGCGCTCTTGCCTGCCATCCAGCAGCGTCTGTTGCAACATGGCTTCGAAATCAGCTCGCAGGCGCGCGATTCGGAACGCATGCTGTCGCTAGCCGATGACGGCCTGTTCCTGCCTTACGACGAAAAAGACACGGCGGGCCTGCAATTGTTCGACGGCACCGGCGTGCCGCTCTACAGCGTGCGGTTTCCGGGCCGCGTGTACGACAGCTTCGACGCCATTCCGCCCCTGCTCGTGAACTCGCTTCTGTTCATCGAGGACCGCTATCTGCTCGACCCGAATCAGCCGAACCGCAATCCGGCGATCGACTGGGGGCGCTTTAGCCGCGCGCTCGTCGATCAGGGCGCGCGCGTTTTCAATCGTCATCAGCAGACGCCGGGCGGCAGCACGCTCGCGACGCAGATCGAGAAATTCCGTCACTCGGCGGGCGGCCGCACCGCGACGCCGCCCGAAAAGCTGCGGCAAATCGCGTCGGCGTCGGTGCGCGCTTATCTGAACGGACCGCAAACGCTGCCCGCGCGCGAACAGATCGTGGTCCATTATCTGAACTCGGTGCCGCTTGCCGCGCAGCCTGGCGTCGGCGAAATCAACGGGATCGGCGATGGCCTCGCCGCCTGGTATGGGCGCGATTTCCGCGAGACCAACCGGCTACTGAAAGCGCCGTCCACCGACGCGAATCTGTCCGAGCAGGGCCTCGCGTTTCGCGAAGCGCTGTCGCTGATGATTGCGCAGCGTGCGCCGTCGTTTTTTCTGCAGCGCGGCTATCCCGAACTCGAACGGCTGACCGACAGCTATTTGCGGTTGCTCGCAAGTGGCGGCGTGATCACCGCGCAGTTGCGCGATGCGGCGCTGGCGGCCCACGCCGATCTTCATCGCGCGCCGCGCGGCACACCGGATATCGGCTCGTTCGTGTCGCGCAAGGCCGTCACGTCGATGCGCTCGCATCTGCTCGCCGCGCTCGGCGTGCGCAGCTTCTATGAACTGGACCGCCTCGACGCGCAGGCGACCGGCACACTGAACAATGACGTGCAACAGGCCGTTGCCGAGCGCCTCGCCGCGGCCGCGACGAAAGACGGTGCGAAGGCCGCGGGTATCGTCGGCTATGAAATGTTGCGCGCGTCCGACGATCCGTCGCATATCGCTTACAGTTTCACGCTGTTCGAGCGGCACGGCGACGCGAACCTGGTGCGGGTGCAGACCGACAGCGTGAACCAGCCGTTCGACATCAATTCGGGTGCACGCCTCAATCTCGGCTCGACCGCGAAACTCCGCACCGTCATCACGTATCTGCAGATCGTCACCGAATTGCATACCCGTTACGCGTCGCTGAGCACGGCCGAGCTGAAGGCGATCACGCCCGATCCGAACGATCGGCTGACGCGCTGGGCGATCGACTATCTGCTGCACACCCGCGATCATTCGCTCCAACCTATGCTTGACGCGGCCGTCGAGCGCAAATACTCGGCGAGCCCGGGCGAAACGTTCTTTACGGGCGGCGGCGCGCAGAGCTTCACGAACTTCGAGTCCGACGACAACAGCCGCATCCTGACCGTGCATCGCGCGTTCCAGCATTCGGTGAACCTCGTGTTCGTGCGGCTGATGCGCGATATCGTGCACTATGAAATGGTGCAGACCACCGGGCCGTCGTCGCAATGGCTCGGCGATCCGGCGACCCGCAAGATGTACTTGACGCGCTTCGCCGATCAGGAAAGCCGCGTGTACATGAAGCGTTTCTACACGAAATACCACGGCAAGACGCCTGAACAGCAGATCACGCTGTTGCTGCTTGGCGTACGCAAGTCGCCGCCGAAAGTGGCGACCGCGCTGCGCAGCGTCGCGCCGGATCAATCGAACGCGTGGTTCAACAAAATGATGTACGCGGCGCTGAAAAACACGCCGGCGGCTTCGATGCTCGACGACGAAGACCTCGCGAATCTCTACGACAAGTACGGCATCAACCGCTTCAATCTGAACGACCGCGGCTATATTTCGAGCGTGCATCCGCTGGAGTTGTGGACGCTGAACTATCTGCGCTCGCATCCCGACGCGACGCTCGCGCAAGTCGAAAGCGCGAGCCAGGACGTGCGCCTGTCCACCTACTCGTGGCTCTTCAAGACGCGCTACCACGTGACTCAGGACCACCGCATCAAGCGCATGGTCGAGTTGCGCGCGTACGACGCGATCGGCAAATCGTGGCAAGCGCTCGGTTATCCGTTCGCGTCGCTGACGCCGTCGTATGCGGCGGCGATCGGCGCGTCGGGCGATCGTCCGGCAGCACTCGCGCAACTGATCGGCGTGATCGCGAACGACGGCAACAAGGTGCCGACCGAAACGCTGACGCAAATCGACTTCGCGAAAGATACGCCGTACGAAACGCATTTCAAGCGCGCGGTGGTCGCGCCGCAGCAGCAGGTGTCGCCGGAGATCGCCGGCGAAGTGCGGATGCTATTGCGCGACGTCGTGACGGGCGGCACCGCGCGGCGTCTGGCGCAAGGCATGACGTTCCCGAACGGCGAAACGCTCGCCGTCTACGGCAAGACCGGCACCGGCGATCAGCGCTTGAACGTGTATGCGAAGGGCGCGCGGCTCATCGAGTCGCGCAAAGTGAATCGCAGCGCGACCTTTGTGTTCGCGCTCGGCGACCGTTTCTACGGCACGCTGACCGCGTGGGTGCATGAGCCGTATGCCGCGCGCTACGACTTCACGAGTGCGCTGGCCGTGCAGTTGCTGAAGTCGATGGCACCGGCGTTGCAGCCGTTGCTCGACACGCCGGTTGACAAAACGGTGAGCGCGCCGCAGGCGGAGTCGGTGCCGCCCGCGGCGAAGCTTGCGTCGAAGTGA
- a CDS encoding LysR family transcriptional regulator: MKDTLNVLLSKLRMKQLHLLIALDDHKSLHKAAGVMAMTQSAASKALQELESMLDAPLFERSKSGMIPNQLGHCVIRYARVVTTDLTALCQDVAEIRSGRGGRLALGAIMGAIPDCVVPALNQLHAAQPDLSIEVVEDTSARMLAQLDDGRLDLVVGRAAVAADPSKYQYRPLGDEPLAVVVGYQHAPLPRREMTLRDLAGHRWVMYPSHMPLHALLEREMDLAGLDMPDNPISTASTFVTVALLQGSAELVSLLPSSIAGPFVRHKMLRIVPVRLKSPSQTFGIVTRNGGVLSPPAERFIALLRAQTQRAQPKARA, from the coding sequence ATGAAAGACACGCTCAACGTCTTGCTGTCGAAGCTGCGCATGAAGCAACTGCATCTGCTGATCGCGCTCGACGATCACAAATCGCTGCACAAGGCCGCTGGCGTGATGGCCATGACGCAATCGGCGGCGAGCAAGGCGCTGCAGGAACTGGAATCGATGCTCGACGCGCCGCTTTTCGAACGCTCGAAAAGCGGCATGATCCCCAACCAGCTCGGCCATTGCGTGATTCGCTACGCGCGCGTCGTCACGACGGATCTCACCGCGCTCTGTCAGGACGTCGCCGAAATACGTTCGGGGCGCGGCGGGCGGCTTGCGCTCGGCGCGATCATGGGCGCCATTCCCGACTGTGTGGTGCCCGCGCTGAATCAATTGCATGCGGCGCAACCTGATCTGTCGATCGAGGTGGTCGAGGACACCAGCGCGCGGATGCTCGCGCAGCTCGACGACGGCCGGCTCGATCTGGTGGTGGGCCGCGCGGCGGTCGCCGCCGACCCGTCGAAGTATCAGTATCGTCCGCTCGGCGACGAGCCGCTGGCGGTGGTGGTCGGTTATCAGCATGCGCCGTTGCCGCGCCGCGAGATGACGCTGCGTGATCTCGCCGGGCATCGCTGGGTCATGTATCCGTCGCATATGCCGCTGCACGCGCTGCTCGAACGCGAGATGGATCTGGCGGGTCTCGACATGCCCGACAATCCGATTTCGACGGCTTCCACTTTCGTGACCGTTGCGCTGCTGCAAGGCAGCGCCGAGCTGGTTTCGCTGCTGCCGAGCTCGATTGCGGGGCCGTTCGTGCGGCACAAGATGCTGCGAATCGTGCCGGTCAGGCTCAAATCGCCATCGCAGACTTTCGGCATCGTCACACGCAACGGCGGCGTGCTGTCGCCGCCGGCGGAACGGTTTATCGCGCTGCTGCGCGCGCAGACACAACGAGCGCAACCGAAAGCGCGAGCTTAG